One segment of Panicum virgatum strain AP13 chromosome 3K, P.virgatum_v5, whole genome shotgun sequence DNA contains the following:
- the LOC120699512 gene encoding uncharacterized protein LOC120699512 isoform X1 produces MNFLYRTAAQPAAAPELPRVPEDTSPKPATTLEGLIIAEDSYQPPSARGEDGAASNGPGEPGAGSGSLDSKGPVLPGTHTDVAEDEGWITIPYKSIPDNWNDVSEMLQLRTLDRSFLFPGEQVHILACLSSSKQDIQVISPFRIAAVMSKNGNSLQHSTDKFSHANANGHDNGTTGENGCQDVDNDMQSVELNSDASPSGHDILETQSLLQMEDHKQQIELMLRRFSESNFFVRIAESDEPLWSKKRATTTKMSDGRSDGQGNSKASRSNIYNTVSDKGIFDGSTSGGVARDTVKCYSLQNGDIVVVLQVNVGVNKLEDPVLEVLQFEKSISSNCKPENLMDGLSGSNDDPCRELLSWLLPLDRTLPPRSLAPPTLNPSVSHKQSYSSTGSQIFNFRSYSMPSASSVQTPNNIRPPSISESQEFMPEKPAKTPDIINDGQLSFRGVPLEPERYSVRCGLEGVYLPGRRWRRKVEIIQPIEVHSFAAKCTVENLLCVTVKNIAPTHAKDIVVFIDAITIVFEEASKGGAPLSLPIASIEVGHGHSLPNLALRRGEEHSFILKPATMSSRERRTNSDAPPALSLPTMTGATLNTTPKVADPYVALSDQYAVLVSYRCNYTESKLFFKQATTWRLSAASDLMISVSSELSLRNPSLGARVPQLPVQVLTLEATNMTSENLTLTVLAPEASGSSSVVSLNSAPPTPNDSYDGVNESSKRSGLGKQEIGFRRLNSVLATSPKESDNAGNRISNASGCTHLWLQSAVPLGCVPPRSSTTVKLELLPLSDGIITLDTLQITAREKGLAYIPEHSLEIHATSGISSGRS; encoded by the exons ATGAATTTCCTCTACCGGACCGCCgcgcagcccgcggcggcgcccgagcTGCCGCGGGTTCCGGAGGACACCTCGCCGAAGCCGGCCACGACTCTGGAGGGCCTCATCATCGCGGAGGACTCGTACCAGCCCCCCTCCGCCCGCGGCGAGGATGGAGCTGCTAGTAATGGGCCTGGGGAGCCCGGTGCGGGCTCCGGGTCCCTAGATTCGAAGGGTCCGGTGCTGCCGGGGACGCACACTGACGTCGCGGAGGACGAAGGGTGGATCACGATTCCGTACA AGTCGATCCCTGATAATTGGAATGATGTTTCAGAAATGTTGCAGTTGCGGACTTTGGACCGTTCCTTCCTTTTTCCAG GCGAGCAGGTTCATATACTGGCATGCCTGTCATCTTCTAAGCAAGATATACAGGTTATATCCCCCTTCAGAATCGCTGCCGTGATGTCTAAGAATGGAAATTCTTTGCAACACTCCACGGATAAATTTAGTCATGCCAATGCAAATGGTCATGATAATGGAACAACTGGAGAAAATGGCTGTCAGGATGTTGATAATGATATGCAGAGTGTTGAACTCAATAGTGACGCCTCTCCTTCAGGACATGATATTTTGGAGACTCAATCTCTCCTTCAGATGGAAGATCATAAACAGCAAATAGAACTTATGCTGCGAAGATTCAGCGAATCCAATTTTTTTGTCCGGATCGCAGAGTCAGATGAACCTCTGTGGTCCAAAAAAAGAGCAACCACAACTAAGATGTCAGACGGACGATCAGATGGCCAGGGAAATAGTAAAGCTTCAAGGAGTAATATTTACAACACCGTTTCTGATAAAGGGATTTTCGATGGTAGCACATCTGGGGGAGTTGCTCGAGATACTGTGAAGTGTTATTCTCTGCAGAATGGAGACATAGTG GTTGTTTTGCAAGTGAATGTTGGCGTTAACAAACTGGAAGATCCTGTGCTAGAAGTTCTTCAGTTTGAGAAAAGTATATCAAGCAACTGTAAGCCTGAGAATCTTATGGATGGACTTTCTGGCAGCAATGATGATCCATGTAGGGAGCTGCTTAGTTGGTTGCTCCCTTTAGATCGCACATTACCGCCTCGTTCTTTAGCGCCCCCTACTCTCAATCCAAGTGTATCACACAAGCAATCTTACTCTTCTACTGGGTCTCAAATATTTAACTTCAGAAGCTACTCCATGCCTTCAGCTTCTTCTGTTCAGACACCCAACAACATAAGGCCACCATCAATATCTGAAAGTCAAGAATTTATGCCTGAAAAGCCTGCAAAAACCCCTGATATCATAAATGATGGGCAACTTTCATTTAGAGGAGTTCCTTTGGAACCTGAAAGGTATTCTGTACGTTGTGGTCTAGAAGGCGTATATCTACcgggaagaagatggcggagaaAAGTTGAAATCATTCAACCAATTGAGGTTCATTCTTTTGCTGCAAAATGTACTGTTGAAAATCTTTTGTGCGTCACAGTAAAG AACATTGCTCCTACTCATGCGAAAGATATTGTTGTATTCATTGATGCAATTACTATCGTATTTGAGGAGGCATCCAAAGGAGGTGCTCCTTTGTCATTACCAATTGCTAGTATTGAGGTTGGGCATGGTCACAGCTTGCCAAATCTAGCACTCAG GAGGGGCGAGGAACACTCTTTTATTCTCAAGCCAGCAACTATGTCCTCAAGGGAACGGAGGACCAACAGTGATGCACCTCCGGCTTTGTCACTCCCAACGATGACTGGTGCTACTTTAAATACTACACCAAAGGTTGCTGATCCCTATGTTGCTCTAAGTGACCAGTATGCTGTACTGGTATCTTATCGCTGCAATTACACAG AATCAAAACTTTTTTTCAAGCAAGCCACAACCTGGCGACTCTCTGCAGCTAGCGATCTTATGATCTCTGTATCATCCGAACTGTCTTTAAGAAATCCAAGCCTGGGTGCTCGAGTTCCTCAACTCCCTGTGCAG GTATTAACCCTTGAAGCTACTAATATGACATCCGAAAACCTTACGTTAACTGTCCTTGCTCCTGAAGCATCTGGTTCTTCATCAGTTGTATCCTTGAACTCAGCTCCACCTACACCAAATGATTCTTATGATGGTGTTAATGAGTCGTCAAAAAGATCTGGGTTGGGAAAGCAGGAAATTGGCTTTCGAAGATTGAATTCTGTCCTGGCTACGTCTCCAAAAGAAAGTGACAATGCAGGAAATAGAATAAGTAATGCTTCAGGCTGCACTCATCTGTGGTTGCAAAGTGCAGTGCCCCTAGG GTGTGTTCCTCCACGTTCGAGCACCACCGTCAAACTTGAGCTGCTTCCATTATCAGATGGGATCATTACACTTGATACACTTCAAATAACTGCAAGGGAGAAAG GTCTTGCCTACATACCGGAGCATTCCTTGGAGATACATGCTACTTCTGGCATTTCATCTGGAAGGTCTTAG
- the LOC120699512 gene encoding uncharacterized protein LOC120699512 isoform X2 — MMFQKCCSCGLWTVPSFFQLSGEQVHILACLSSSKQDIQVISPFRIAAVMSKNGNSLQHSTDKFSHANANGHDNGTTGENGCQDVDNDMQSVELNSDASPSGHDILETQSLLQMEDHKQQIELMLRRFSESNFFVRIAESDEPLWSKKRATTTKMSDGRSDGQGNSKASRSNIYNTVSDKGIFDGSTSGGVARDTVKCYSLQNGDIVVVLQVNVGVNKLEDPVLEVLQFEKSISSNCKPENLMDGLSGSNDDPCRELLSWLLPLDRTLPPRSLAPPTLNPSVSHKQSYSSTGSQIFNFRSYSMPSASSVQTPNNIRPPSISESQEFMPEKPAKTPDIINDGQLSFRGVPLEPERYSVRCGLEGVYLPGRRWRRKVEIIQPIEVHSFAAKCTVENLLCVTVKNIAPTHAKDIVVFIDAITIVFEEASKGGAPLSLPIASIEVGHGHSLPNLALRRGEEHSFILKPATMSSRERRTNSDAPPALSLPTMTGATLNTTPKVADPYVALSDQYAVLVSYRCNYTESKLFFKQATTWRLSAASDLMISVSSELSLRNPSLGARVPQLPVQVLTLEATNMTSENLTLTVLAPEASGSSSVVSLNSAPPTPNDSYDGVNESSKRSGLGKQEIGFRRLNSVLATSPKESDNAGNRISNASGCTHLWLQSAVPLGCVPPRSSTTVKLELLPLSDGIITLDTLQITAREKGLAYIPEHSLEIHATSGISSGRS; from the exons ATGATGTTTCAGAAATGTTGCAGTTGCGGACTTTGGACCGTTCCTTCCTTTTTCCAG TTATCAGGCGAGCAGGTTCATATACTGGCATGCCTGTCATCTTCTAAGCAAGATATACAGGTTATATCCCCCTTCAGAATCGCTGCCGTGATGTCTAAGAATGGAAATTCTTTGCAACACTCCACGGATAAATTTAGTCATGCCAATGCAAATGGTCATGATAATGGAACAACTGGAGAAAATGGCTGTCAGGATGTTGATAATGATATGCAGAGTGTTGAACTCAATAGTGACGCCTCTCCTTCAGGACATGATATTTTGGAGACTCAATCTCTCCTTCAGATGGAAGATCATAAACAGCAAATAGAACTTATGCTGCGAAGATTCAGCGAATCCAATTTTTTTGTCCGGATCGCAGAGTCAGATGAACCTCTGTGGTCCAAAAAAAGAGCAACCACAACTAAGATGTCAGACGGACGATCAGATGGCCAGGGAAATAGTAAAGCTTCAAGGAGTAATATTTACAACACCGTTTCTGATAAAGGGATTTTCGATGGTAGCACATCTGGGGGAGTTGCTCGAGATACTGTGAAGTGTTATTCTCTGCAGAATGGAGACATAGTG GTTGTTTTGCAAGTGAATGTTGGCGTTAACAAACTGGAAGATCCTGTGCTAGAAGTTCTTCAGTTTGAGAAAAGTATATCAAGCAACTGTAAGCCTGAGAATCTTATGGATGGACTTTCTGGCAGCAATGATGATCCATGTAGGGAGCTGCTTAGTTGGTTGCTCCCTTTAGATCGCACATTACCGCCTCGTTCTTTAGCGCCCCCTACTCTCAATCCAAGTGTATCACACAAGCAATCTTACTCTTCTACTGGGTCTCAAATATTTAACTTCAGAAGCTACTCCATGCCTTCAGCTTCTTCTGTTCAGACACCCAACAACATAAGGCCACCATCAATATCTGAAAGTCAAGAATTTATGCCTGAAAAGCCTGCAAAAACCCCTGATATCATAAATGATGGGCAACTTTCATTTAGAGGAGTTCCTTTGGAACCTGAAAGGTATTCTGTACGTTGTGGTCTAGAAGGCGTATATCTACcgggaagaagatggcggagaaAAGTTGAAATCATTCAACCAATTGAGGTTCATTCTTTTGCTGCAAAATGTACTGTTGAAAATCTTTTGTGCGTCACAGTAAAG AACATTGCTCCTACTCATGCGAAAGATATTGTTGTATTCATTGATGCAATTACTATCGTATTTGAGGAGGCATCCAAAGGAGGTGCTCCTTTGTCATTACCAATTGCTAGTATTGAGGTTGGGCATGGTCACAGCTTGCCAAATCTAGCACTCAG GAGGGGCGAGGAACACTCTTTTATTCTCAAGCCAGCAACTATGTCCTCAAGGGAACGGAGGACCAACAGTGATGCACCTCCGGCTTTGTCACTCCCAACGATGACTGGTGCTACTTTAAATACTACACCAAAGGTTGCTGATCCCTATGTTGCTCTAAGTGACCAGTATGCTGTACTGGTATCTTATCGCTGCAATTACACAG AATCAAAACTTTTTTTCAAGCAAGCCACAACCTGGCGACTCTCTGCAGCTAGCGATCTTATGATCTCTGTATCATCCGAACTGTCTTTAAGAAATCCAAGCCTGGGTGCTCGAGTTCCTCAACTCCCTGTGCAG GTATTAACCCTTGAAGCTACTAATATGACATCCGAAAACCTTACGTTAACTGTCCTTGCTCCTGAAGCATCTGGTTCTTCATCAGTTGTATCCTTGAACTCAGCTCCACCTACACCAAATGATTCTTATGATGGTGTTAATGAGTCGTCAAAAAGATCTGGGTTGGGAAAGCAGGAAATTGGCTTTCGAAGATTGAATTCTGTCCTGGCTACGTCTCCAAAAGAAAGTGACAATGCAGGAAATAGAATAAGTAATGCTTCAGGCTGCACTCATCTGTGGTTGCAAAGTGCAGTGCCCCTAGG GTGTGTTCCTCCACGTTCGAGCACCACCGTCAAACTTGAGCTGCTTCCATTATCAGATGGGATCATTACACTTGATACACTTCAAATAACTGCAAGGGAGAAAG GTCTTGCCTACATACCGGAGCATTCCTTGGAGATACATGCTACTTCTGGCATTTCATCTGGAAGGTCTTAG
- the LOC120699513 gene encoding pentatricopeptide repeat-containing protein At3g29230-like: MRHSAGGGGAALPAPCGRLHAGALPALVAGLARRATTPATARQLQVQLLLRGLPLPARAAVALIAASPSPRHARAVFDSAFPAASGNVYLWTATIAAYAKHASSSSPSAAVEALALFRLMLRRGDPRPNAFTASSVVRCCSALRAVLEGLQVHGFLGKAGLGRSAHVGAALVDMYGNLGQVADARRVFDEIPAKNVVVGNTMVACYVRAGDVAAAREVFDGMAEREPISWNTMMTGYLWQGEAGVTRELFEEMPERSVNSWNMMISACSEEGLWVDAVRVFNRMRHAGFQPDAATMAVLMSACAQLGSLSVARQVHGFLKKGYVEMNCHVLNSLVDMYAKCGSVSQAHLLFVETQLKDTVSYNVMITALGHHGHVREALQLFNEMVLEGLHPDSVTFLGVLSACAHAGLVHDGKHYFESMRTNYAIEQSLDHYACMVDLYGRAGLIEEAYFLVQTMPMKPHAGVWGALLNACRKHCQVEVGKIAARELITIEPRNPGTYILLANTLARGQQWDFVETVRQSMRGKGIDKTAGCSWVEVDSVVHEFLMRDLSHPNSDKIYSILEHLYLQPA, from the coding sequence ATGCGCCacagtgccggcggcggcggcgcggcgctgccgGCGCCTTGCGGCCGTCTGCATGCCGGCGCCCTCCCCGCGCTCGTGGCCGGCCTCGCCCGCCGCGCGACGaccccggcgacggcgaggcagcTCCAGGTGCAGCTCCTCCTCCGGGGCCTCCCgctccccgcccgcgccgccgtcgcgctcaTAGCCGCGTCCCCTTCCCCGCGCCACGCCCGCGCCGTCTTCGACAGCGCCTTCCCCGCCGCCTCCGGGAACGTCTACCTCTGGaccgccaccatcgccgcctacgccaagcacgcgtcgtcctcctcgccgtcaGCGGCCGTGGAGGCGCTCGCGCTGTTCCGGCTCATGCTCCGGCGCGGCGACCCGCGCCCGAACGCCTTCACGGCGAGCTCCGTGGTCAGGTGCTGCTCGGCACTGCGTGCCGTCCTGGAAGGGCTCCAGGTGCACGGGTTCTTGGGGAAGGCCGGGCTGGGACGCTCCGCGCACGTGGGCGCCGCGTTGGTTGACATGTACGGTAACCTTGGTCAGGTGGCGGATGCGAGGAGGGTGTTCGACGAAATTCCTGCGAAGAACGTGGTGGTGGGGAACACCATGGTAGCGTGCTACGTCAGGGCTGGGGACGTGGCGGCTGCTCGGGAGGTGTTCGACGGGATGGCAGAGAGGGAGCCGATCTCTTGGAACACGATGATGACGGGGTACCTGTGGCAGGGGGAGGCTGGTGTCACGAGGGAGTTGTTTGAAGAGATGCCGGAGAGGAGTGTGAATAGCTGGAACATGATGATTTCTGCTTGCTCGGAGGAGGGGTTGTGGGTTGATGCAGTCCGGGTGTTCAATCGGATGCGTCATGCAGGGTTCCAACCTGATGCTGCGACTATGGCTGTGCTGATGTCCGCTTGTGCGCAGCTTGGTTCTTTGTCAGTTGCAAGACAGGTTCATGGGTTTTTGAAAAAAGGCTACGTCGAGATGAACTGCCACGTGCTGAATTCGTTGGTTGACATGTATGCCAAATGCGGTAGTGTCAGCCAGGCTCATTTGCTGTTTGTCGAGACACAACTGAAGGATACAGTGTCTTACAATGTGATGATCACTGCTCTTGGGCACCATGGACATGTCAGAGAGGCACTTCAGCTCTTCAATGAGATGGTTTTGGAAGGGTTACATCCAGATTCCGTTACTTTTCTTGGCGTCTTATCAGCTTGTGCTCATGCCGGACTTGTTCACGACGGAAAGCACTACTTTGAGTCCATGAGGACAAATTATGCAATTGAGCAATCCCTGGATCACTATGCTTGCATGGTGGATCTATATGGCCGAGCTGGGCTCATTGAAGAAGCATACTTCTTAGTGCAGACAATGCCAATGAAACCACATGCAGGAGTCTGGGGAGCCTTGCTCAATGCATGTAGAAAACATTGCCAAGTAGAAGTTGGTAAGATCGCAGCGAGAGAACTCATTACAATTGAACCAAGGAATCCTGGAACTTATATACTCCTCGCGAACACATTGGCTCGTGGTCAGCAATGGGACTTTGTTGAAACTGTGAGGCAATCGATGAGAGGGAAGGGTATTGACAAAACGGCAGGGTGCAGCTGGGTTGAAGTGG